In Nocardioides sp. JS614, the sequence TCGAGAACAGCCCGAGCGTGCGGCCGTGCGCCGCGTCGACCAGCTCGACGATCTCGTCGAGCTGGGCCTTCCCGAGCCCGTCGCGGCCCGGGGGCGGCAGGTGCCGGGCGACGTACAGGATCGCCTGCCGGCCGTAGTCGAACGGGCTGCCGACGTCGAGGCCGCGCCACGGCTGGGCCTGCTCGGACACCGGCGTCTCGGCGACCGGGGAGCCGTCGACGATCCGCTCGGCGGGCTTCAGCCCGACGCTGGTGGCGACCGAGGAGAAGTCGCCGCCGAGCATCAGGGTGGCCGAGGTGAACACCACCGTCTTGTCGGCCAGCAGCTTGTCGCGCATCGGGCCCCACACCTGCAGCGGCGCCACACACAGCCGCGGCGGCATCCGCTCGGTGCCCTCGCTGAGCCACAGCACGTCGCTCTCGGAGGCCGCGGCCATCCGCTCGGCGGTCGCGAACACCTCCTGCACGGCGCCCTTGGCCTGCTGACGGCCCGCGTCGGGCTCCTCCGAGGAGTCCGCCTTGGGGTACGCCGAGAGGCAGGCCCGCGCCGCGTCGCGGACCAGCACCAGGGCGTCCGAGAGCTCCTCGGGGACCCGCTCGAAGCGGCCCGGCCGGGCCTCGGCGATCGCGTCGCGCAGCGCGTCGGCCGCGTCGGCGAGGTCGTCGGCCGCGCTCCCGTCCACGTGCCGCTGGCTGCGGCGCGCGGCGCGCTCGACCTCGGCGGCCCAGAGCTCGTCGGTCGCCGCCTGGGTCACCCGGGTGGTGAGCTCGTGCGCCTCGTCGATCACCACGACGTCGTACTCGGGGATCATCGGCACGCCCTCGATCGCGTCGATCGCGAGCAGCGAGTGGTTGGTGACCACCAGGTGGGAGCGGTGTGCCTTCTCCTTGGCCAGCTCGGCGAAGCACTCCTGGCCGAACGGGCACTTGGCCGCGCCCAGGCACTCACGGTGGTTGACGCTGACCTGGCGCCACTCCCGGTCGGTGTGCCGGGGCGCGTTGTCGCGCTCGCCGCTGCCACCCTGCTCGGCCTCCTCCTCGGCCCAGGCCCGCAGCTCGAGCACCTTCTTGCCCAGCGAACCCTCGGGCAGCTCGACCAGGGCACCCTGGTCGTCGGGGACGCCCTCGCGGATGCGGTGCAGGCAGGCGTAGTTGGAGCGGCCCTTGAGCACGGCGTAGCTGGTGTCGAGGCTGCCGGAACCGTCGGCCGCGGGAGCGCCCTCGACCGCCTCGACCAGCCGCGGCAGGTCGCGCTCGACGAGCTGGTGCTGCAGCGCGAGCGTCGCGGTCGCCACCACCACGCGGTCACCGTGCAGCAGGCTCGGCACCAGGTAGGCCAGGGACTTGCCGGTGCCGGTGCCGGCCTGGACCAGCAGGTGCCGGCCCTTGTCCATCGCCTCGGCGACGGCCTCGGCCATCCGCACCTGCCCGGCGCGCTCCTGGCCGCCCAGCGCCGCCACCGCGGTGCCGAGCAGCTCCGTGACGACTGGGGTCACGGCCGTCGCGGGGGACGTGGCGGGTGGGGCTTCGGGCACCCGAGCACCCTAGCCGCGCCCCCAGACACCCCGCGCCGCACCGTCCCCGCCCAGCTGTAACGCCGGGTTACCCCTTGTTCCCACGGTGCTGCAACATGGTCGGAACAAGGGGTAACCGGGCGTTACAAGGGAGAGGTCGCCGGGTCAGTCGTCGGTCGAGGCCACGTCGAACTCGGGGGTCCCGTCGACGCAGCGGGCGATGAGCTCGGTCTCCCGGCCCTCCTCGCCCTGGCCCTCGAAGTGCACCTCGAGCTGCTCGGGACCGTGGTCGCCGACCTCGACCCGGAAGCCCGGGTCGGCGGAGGAGGAGACCAGCGAGATGGCCGGGCCGCGGCACTGGGCGATGACCAGGCCGCCGGCACCCTGCCAGGTACGCCGTTGCGCGACCGGCCCGGGCGTCCCGCTGGAGGTGGGGCGCCGCGACGGGCGCGCGGAGGCGGCCGGCGCGGTGGGCGAGTCCGGCCCGGCGCCGGCGGAGGTCACCACCACTCCCGGGTCGGCCGTCGGGGCGATGCCGTCACCCGCCCGAGAGATGACCACCCAGACGACGCTCGACCCGACGGCCACCACGGCCAGCCAGGCCAGGACCGCGACCACCGCGCTGCGGCGCATGCTCATGACGCCAGTCTCCCAGCGCCGGACCACCCGTGCGGCGTACGTTCTGTCCCATGGCCAGCATCCTCGTCGTCGAGGACGACGCCGCGATCCGGGACGCGGTCCGACGGGGGCTCACCGAGCGCGGTCACGCGGTCGCCACCGCGGCCA encodes:
- a CDS encoding ATP-dependent DNA helicase — translated: MPEAPPATSPATAVTPVVTELLGTAVAALGGQERAGQVRMAEAVAEAMDKGRHLLVQAGTGTGKSLAYLVPSLLHGDRVVVATATLALQHQLVERDLPRLVEAVEGAPAADGSGSLDTSYAVLKGRSNYACLHRIREGVPDDQGALVELPEGSLGKKVLELRAWAEEEAEQGGSGERDNAPRHTDREWRQVSVNHRECLGAAKCPFGQECFAELAKEKAHRSHLVVTNHSLLAIDAIEGVPMIPEYDVVVIDEAHELTTRVTQAATDELWAAEVERAARRSQRHVDGSAADDLADAADALRDAIAEARPGRFERVPEELSDALVLVRDAARACLSAYPKADSSEEPDAGRQQAKGAVQEVFATAERMAAASESDVLWLSEGTERMPPRLCVAPLQVWGPMRDKLLADKTVVFTSATLMLGGDFSSVATSVGLKPAERIVDGSPVAETPVSEQAQPWRGLDVGSPFDYGRQAILYVARHLPPPGRDGLGKAQLDEIVELVDAAHGRTLGLFSSRRAAEAAAETVRGRLPHLTTLAQGDAQLPELAAQFVGDPHTCLFGTLSLWQGLDVPGDTCQLVLIDRIPFPRPDDPLLSARQKAADQAGGNGFMQVAATHAALLLAQGAGRLIRTHTDRGVVAVLDPRLATARYGGFLKASLPPMWTTTDPAVARQALTRLAAT